The following proteins are encoded in a genomic region of Drosophila miranda strain MSH22 chromosome 4, D.miranda_PacBio2.1, whole genome shotgun sequence:
- the LOC117185905 gene encoding facilitated trehalose transporter Tret1 isoform X2, with amino-acid sequence MLGMGSVTGNILIGTLLGRLGSKRCLLFLAIPHSCLWFLVYFAQSVEYLYVGRLLAGITGGGMYIVHPIFLSEISDANIRGTFSAMVMLSVNVGVLGGYIVGTHLAYYDIPWMVLVLPLCYFISVLLFIRESPMHLIRIGKYAAAERSFRYYKNIKDGDNINDQNRSMEEFEHMKIALTKGDDKKDVVTFKDFVSRPALRAYGPALVLLIANQFSGLFTMVNYMSDIFSKSGSTMDPDTSTIIIGAVQIMGSYVTTLLCDICGRKLLMLVSTAGVAISLISFGFFTKYAQSYDLSEWSWVPLVLMSMDIFLGNIGLVGCFFVCLVEIFPLKIRAKAASIAIVVCSSFVFLMLNIFPLCMRHWGISATMWSCGGVSAFSFIFFAYFLKETKGKSMLED; translated from the exons ATGCTGGGCATGGGCTCAGTGACTGGCAATATACTGATTGGAACGCTCCTCGGGCGCTTGGGCAGCAAAAGATGCCTGCTCTTCTTGGCCATTCCGCATTCG TGCTTGTGGTTCCTGGTCTACTTTGCCCAGAGCGTGGAGTACCTCTATGTGGGCAGACTATTGGCTGGCATCACGGGCGGCGGCATGTACATTGTTCATCCCATTTTCCTCAGTGAAATCTCAGACGCAAA CATCCGTGGAACCTTCTCGGCGATGGTCATGCTATCGGTGAATGTCGGCGTGCTGGGGGGCTACATTGTGGGCACTCATCTGGCCTATTACGACATACCCTGGATGGTGTTGGTTCTTCCGCTGTGCTACTTCATTTCCGTCCTGCTGTTCATACGAGAGTCGCCCATGCATCTGATACGCATCGGGAAATATGCGGCAGCCGAAAGATCCTTCCGTTACTACAAGAACATCAAGGATGGGGACAACATTAATGATCAGAACCGTTCCATGGAAGAGTTCGAGCACATGAAGATTGCCCTGACCAAAGGCGATGATAAGAAAGACGTCGTCACATTTAAGGACTTTG TATCGCGTCCTGCACTCAGGGCGTATGGTCCGGCCCTTGTTCTGCTGATTGCCAACCAGTTCAGCGGTCTCTTCACCATGGTCAACTATATGTCCGATATTTTTAGCAAGTCGGGTAGCACCATGGATCCGGACACCTCCACAATCATTATCGGAGCGGTACAGATCATGGGCAGCTATGTTACCACCCTGCTCTGCGATATCTGTGGCCGCAAGCTCCTCATGCTCGTGTCCACTGCCGGCGTGGCCATCAGCCTAATATCCTTTGGTTTTTTCACAAAGTACGCCCAGTCGTACGATCTGAGCGAATGGAGCTGGGTGCCGCTAGTCCTCATGTCGATGGACATCTTTCTGGGCAACATTGGTCTCGTGGGCTGCTTCTTTGTCTGCCTCGTCGAAATCTTTCCCCTTAAG ATACGTGCCAAAGCTGCTTCGATAGCAATTGTTGTTTGCAGCAGTTTTGTCTTTCTAATGCTGAATATTTTCCCACTTTGCATGCGACATTGGGGCATATCGGCCACCATGTGGTCGTGTGGTGGCGTCTCGGCGtttagttttattttctttGCATATTTCCTGAAAGAAACCAAGGGCAAGTCAATGCTAGAAGACTGA
- the LOC108164165 gene encoding facilitated trehalose transporter Tret1 — protein MSSSGSTKYQYLAAISVNIVSISYGAFCGWPSASFLELGGEDSPLETGPLSNQDQGWVASTICIGGLFGGILFAWLAEKIGRRWSLLWMALPNLIGWIIIPFASTPTHLIIARFIGGVAGGGCFSVIPIYIAELASDSVRGVLGTFLVLTCNGGVVLAFVLGYYFDYATVSWIVSTLSFLFVGCFWFMPDTPEYLAKHNRVEEAKLSLRYYRNIQFSPAKELSEDLKLELEKLKPTEKTDLDGNDKDGDEHAVTCADFADVKTRKAFFIGLGLVMFNQLCGCFAMVNYTAVIFEQAGASLAPTVSAIIVGSIQLLGCYASTVLVERAGRKILLLVSAVGIGLGQSAMGSYSYLKVLGYDVSSFGWVPVAGFSFMLLLAASGLLTLPFLVIAEILPPKVRSTANMILMSVLWVIATAAVKLMPLFTESLGMHGTVFMFASMSFSAALFIAIFVPETKGKTTEAILANL, from the exons ATGAGTTCTTCGGGTAGTACTAAATATCAGTACCTGGCTGCCATAAGTG TAAATATTGTGTCCATATCGTATGGAGCATTTTGTGGCTGGCCCTCGGCCAGTTTTCTGGAACTGGGCGGCGAGGATAGTCCCCTGGAAACGGGACCATTAAGCAATCAGGATCAGGGCTGGGTGGCATCCACCATTTGCATAGGCGGTCTTTTCGGAGGCATTCTGTTTGCCTGGCTGGCGGAGAAGATCGGCCGGCGGTGGTCCCTCCTATGGATGGCGCTGCCAAATCTG ATTGGCTGGATTATAATACCATTTGCCAGCACTCCAACGCACTTGATTATTGCTCGATTCATTGGCGGCGTAGCGGGAGGCGGCTGCTTTTCGGTGATACCCATTTATATAGCAGAGCTGGCATCGGACAG TGTTCGAGGTGTTTTGGGCACATTCCTGGTGCTGACATGCAATGGTGGAGTTGTCCTGGCGTTCGTTTTGGGCTACTACTTCGACTATGCCACAGTGTCGTGGATTGTGTCTACCTTATCTTTTTTGTTTGTGGGCTGCTTCTGGTTTATGCCGGACACACCGGAGTATCTGGCCAAGCACAATCGAGTGGAGGAGGCTAAGCTATCTCTGCGCTACTATCGAAATATTCAGTTCAGCCCCGCCAAGGAACTCAGTGAAGATCTCAAACTGGAGCTGGAAAAACTGAAGCCCACAGAAAAGACAGATCTCGATGGGAATGACAAGGATGGCGACGAACATGCCGTAACCTGTGCTGACTTTG CTGATGTCAAGACGAGAAAGGCCTTCTTCATTGGTCTGGGCCTCGTGATGTTCAATCAGTTGTGCGGCTGCTTCGCGATGGTCAACTACACGGCTGTGATTTTCGAGCAGGCCGGCGCCAGTCTGGCACCCACTGTGTCGGCCATTATTGTCGGCTCGATTCAGTTGCTCGGCTGCTACGCGTCCACGGTTCTGGTGGAGCGAGCGGGTCGCAAGATCCTGCTGCTCGTGTCCGCCGTGGGCATTGGTCTGGGTCAGAGCGCCATGGGCAGCTATAGCTATCTCAAGGTCTTGGGCTACGACGTCAGCTCTTTCGGTTGGGTGCCCGTGGCTGGCTTCTCGTTTATGCTGCTCCTGGCCGCCAGCGGTCTGCTGACGTTACCCTTTCTGGTCATAGCGGAGATCCTGCCGCCCAAAGTACGCAGCACAGCGAATATGATACTCATGTCAGTGCTTTGGGTGATTGCCACAGCCGCAGTCAAG TTGATGCCCCTGTTCACAGAATCACTGGGTATGCATGGGACCGTCTTTATGTTTGCCAGCATGTCCTTCAGCGCAGCTTTGTTCATAGCCATATTTGTTCCCGAAACCAAGGGCAAGACGACGGAAGCCATCTTGGCCAACCTCTAG
- the LOC108164253 gene encoding facilitated trehalose transporter Tret1 isoform X2: protein MFGITPAHMALYESETRTPLNEVTDPAGTAWLTGYLFLSAAIGALVSGVLALRIGPKSVLLWSGLLQIFGWFCIHFGFDIVHIYASRMFTGVAAGAAFVVLPIFINEISETREKAARLTFTIELWRTMGILLGFVLSYYVPYDLVNIVGCAVSFVFTMSFPFVQESPHFYMRNENVACLEKSLRWYRGIRDIDDREKPEYLSELAEFKAEMKSLGKNIGSAPMSQSYIVRLIFVSLLLTVCAKLSGVFVELNYAADFLGRTGYSTETNYVILATAQCVGALLARLVGPRLPRKLLLCLSSLMSAAAVIALALFKQFGQDWMLGACCERYLPIILLAIQLLFVSFGLYPLAAVVSSEVLPTKLHDVLYSLASAFSWLLLFGMIEAFNAVKTSVAPGLVLYLWVFAGASIFVGLISLPLLPETRNRRASAVQRELGYVDDGGVAKGSAITNGHIATHI from the exons ATGTTTGGCATAACACCGGCCCACATGGCCCTCTACGAGTCGGAGACTCGAACGCCGCTAAACGAGGTGACGGATCCAGCAGGCACCGCCTGGCTGACAGGATACCTCTTCCTCAGCGCTGCTATCGGAGCTCTGGTTTCAGGAGTGTTGGCCCTGCGCATCGGACCCAAGTCGGTGCTGCTCTGGTCGGGCCTGCTGCAAATT TTCGGATGGTTCTGCATTCACTTTGGCTTCGACATTGTGCACATTTACGCATCGCGGATGTTCACGGGTGTTGCCGCTGGAGCCGCCTTCGTCGTCCTGCCCATATTCATTAACGAGATATCCGAGACGCGCGAGAAGGCGGCACGACTCACCTTCACCATCGAACTGTGGCGCACCATGGGCATCCTGCTGGGCTTTGTCCTGAGCTACTACGTGCCCTACGACCTGGTCAACATAGTCGGCTGTGCTGTGTCCTTTGTGTTCACCATGAGCTTTCCGTTTGTGCAGGAGAGTCCGCACTTCTATATGCGCAACGAGAACGTGGCCTGCCTGGAGAAGTCGCTCCGCTGGTACCGCGGCATCCGCGACATCGACGATCGGGAGAAGCCGGAATACCTCAGCGAACTCGCTGAGTTCAAGGCCGAGATGAAGAGCCTGGGCAAGAACATTGGCTCAGCGCCCATGTCCCAGAGCTACATTGTTCGTCTGATCTTTGTCAGCCTGCTGCTTACCGTCTGCGCCAAGCTCAGCGGCGTCTTTGTGGAGCTCAACTATGCCGCCGACTTCCTGGGACGCACTGGCTACTCCACGGAGACGAACTACGTTATCCTGGCCACAGCCCAGTGCGTGGGCGCACTCCTGGCCCGTCTCGTCGGTCCTCGTCTGCCGCGCAAG CTTCTGCTTTGCCTCTCCTCGCTAATGTCTGCTGCCGCGGTCATTGCGCTGGCCCTGTTCAAGCAGTTTGGCCAAGACTGGATGTTGGGTGCGTGTTGTGAGCGTTACCTGCCCATTATCCTGTTGGCCATCCAGCTATTGTTTGTCAGCTTCGGCTTGTACCCACTGGCGGCGGTTGTCAGCAGTGAAGTGTTGCCCACAAAG CTTCATGATGTGCTCTACTCGCTGGCCTCTGCGTTctcctggctgctgctttTCGGCATGATTGAG GCATTCAATGCGGTCAAGACCTCGGTTGCTCCTGGCCTGGTCCTGTACCTGTGGGTCTTTGCCGGTGCCTCCATATTTGTGGGCTTAATATCGTTGCCCCTGCTGCCGGAAACACGCAACCGACGGGCATCCGCCGTGCAACGTGAGCTCGGCTATGTGGACGATGGGGGAGTGGCCAAGGGCTCGGCTATAACCAATGGCCACATTGCCACACACATTTGA
- the LOC108164253 gene encoding facilitated trehalose transporter Tret1 isoform X1 — MCLPTKVSGRAIQSVATAIGNLLCFNFGIMFGITPAHMALYESETRTPLNEVTDPAGTAWLTGYLFLSAAIGALVSGVLALRIGPKSVLLWSGLLQIFGWFCIHFGFDIVHIYASRMFTGVAAGAAFVVLPIFINEISETREKAARLTFTIELWRTMGILLGFVLSYYVPYDLVNIVGCAVSFVFTMSFPFVQESPHFYMRNENVACLEKSLRWYRGIRDIDDREKPEYLSELAEFKAEMKSLGKNIGSAPMSQSYIVRLIFVSLLLTVCAKLSGVFVELNYAADFLGRTGYSTETNYVILATAQCVGALLARLVGPRLPRKLLLCLSSLMSAAAVIALALFKQFGQDWMLGACCERYLPIILLAIQLLFVSFGLYPLAAVVSSEVLPTKLHDVLYSLASAFSWLLLFGMIEAFNAVKTSVAPGLVLYLWVFAGASIFVGLISLPLLPETRNRRASAVQRELGYVDDGGVAKGSAITNGHIATHI, encoded by the exons ATGTGCCTACCCACGAAAGTCAGTGGCCGGGCCATTCAGAGCGTTGCCACAGCCATTG GCAACCTGCTCTGCTTTAACTTTGGGATTATGTTTGGCATAACACCGGCCCACATGGCCCTCTACGAGTCGGAGACTCGAACGCCGCTAAACGAGGTGACGGATCCAGCAGGCACCGCCTGGCTGACAGGATACCTCTTCCTCAGCGCTGCTATCGGAGCTCTGGTTTCAGGAGTGTTGGCCCTGCGCATCGGACCCAAGTCGGTGCTGCTCTGGTCGGGCCTGCTGCAAATT TTCGGATGGTTCTGCATTCACTTTGGCTTCGACATTGTGCACATTTACGCATCGCGGATGTTCACGGGTGTTGCCGCTGGAGCCGCCTTCGTCGTCCTGCCCATATTCATTAACGAGATATCCGAGACGCGCGAGAAGGCGGCACGACTCACCTTCACCATCGAACTGTGGCGCACCATGGGCATCCTGCTGGGCTTTGTCCTGAGCTACTACGTGCCCTACGACCTGGTCAACATAGTCGGCTGTGCTGTGTCCTTTGTGTTCACCATGAGCTTTCCGTTTGTGCAGGAGAGTCCGCACTTCTATATGCGCAACGAGAACGTGGCCTGCCTGGAGAAGTCGCTCCGCTGGTACCGCGGCATCCGCGACATCGACGATCGGGAGAAGCCGGAATACCTCAGCGAACTCGCTGAGTTCAAGGCCGAGATGAAGAGCCTGGGCAAGAACATTGGCTCAGCGCCCATGTCCCAGAGCTACATTGTTCGTCTGATCTTTGTCAGCCTGCTGCTTACCGTCTGCGCCAAGCTCAGCGGCGTCTTTGTGGAGCTCAACTATGCCGCCGACTTCCTGGGACGCACTGGCTACTCCACGGAGACGAACTACGTTATCCTGGCCACAGCCCAGTGCGTGGGCGCACTCCTGGCCCGTCTCGTCGGTCCTCGTCTGCCGCGCAAG CTTCTGCTTTGCCTCTCCTCGCTAATGTCTGCTGCCGCGGTCATTGCGCTGGCCCTGTTCAAGCAGTTTGGCCAAGACTGGATGTTGGGTGCGTGTTGTGAGCGTTACCTGCCCATTATCCTGTTGGCCATCCAGCTATTGTTTGTCAGCTTCGGCTTGTACCCACTGGCGGCGGTTGTCAGCAGTGAAGTGTTGCCCACAAAG CTTCATGATGTGCTCTACTCGCTGGCCTCTGCGTTctcctggctgctgctttTCGGCATGATTGAG GCATTCAATGCGGTCAAGACCTCGGTTGCTCCTGGCCTGGTCCTGTACCTGTGGGTCTTTGCCGGTGCCTCCATATTTGTGGGCTTAATATCGTTGCCCCTGCTGCCGGAAACACGCAACCGACGGGCATCCGCCGTGCAACGTGAGCTCGGCTATGTGGACGATGGGGGAGTGGCCAAGGGCTCGGCTATAACCAATGGCCACATTGCCACACACATTTGA
- the LOC108163969 gene encoding facilitated trehalose transporter Tret1, producing the protein MTNICQNSLLQPKTRFQLLATVIVNIIMFGHGVGVGWLSPTLTKIQTPDSPLDFAVNIDEISWLGSMLGLGSLCGNLTMALLLERAGRKFCIYLMAGPNVCLWILIYCASNVGYLYAARFLCGFTGGAGYVVIPIFISEVADSSIRGALSSMLMLSVNLGILAGYILSTYLPYHIVPYLGILLPISYFLANFLLPETPPYLLKRSQLSAAEQSFRYYRNQQTGETSKAQFEELRTAILAQQVQNKSSLSYRDLTTRPALKAFGAAAVLCMGYQFSGIFSFINYMSDIFASSGSVLDVNTCTIIIGAVQIVGVYTSTIFVDIVGRRLLMLMSTLGVGIGCIAFGCFTHFAQIYDLSEFNWLPLALMILIVYLANIGLIGIFFLVLVELFPSKIRSLATSISVIFLSILVFCTLKLFPLFLHFWGISITMWFSAISALLTFVYFLLFLSETKGKSMIED; encoded by the exons ATGACAAACATCTGCCAGAATTCCCTACTGCAGCCCAAGACACGGTTTCAACTGTTGGCCACAGTGATCG TGAACATCATAATGTTTGGTCATGGCGTTGGTGTGGGTTGGCTGTCGCCCACTTTAACGAAGATCCAAACCCCCGATTCGCCCCTGGACTTTGCAGTGAACATCGACGAGATTTCCTGGCTGGGTTCGATGCTCGGTCTGGGCAGTTTGTGCGGCAATCTGACGATGGCTCTGCTGCTGGAACGAGCCGGGAGAAAGTTTTGCATTTATCTAATGGCCGGACCGAATGTG TGTCTGTGGATTCTCATCTACTGCGCCTCGAATGTGGGCTATCTGTATGCAGCGCGATTCCTGTGTGGATTTACTGGAGGCGCTGGTTATGTAGTAATTCCGATTTTCATCAGTGAAGTGGCCGATTCCAG CATTCGTGGTGCCCTGAGCTCTATGCTGATGTTATCTGTCAATCTGGGAATACTGGCTGGCTATATATTGAGCACGTATCTGCCATACCACATCGTTCCCTATTTGGGAATATTGTTGCCCATTTCGTACTTTTTGGCCAATTTTTTGCTACCCGAAACACCACCATATCTTCTCAAAAGGAGCCAACTGAGTGCAGCCGAGCAATCGTTCAGATACTATAGAAATCAACAAACAGGAGAAACGTCTAAGGCACAATTTGAAGAGCTGCGAACAGCCATACTGGCCCAGCAGGTCCAGAACAAATCATCCTTGAGTTACAGAGATTTGA CTACCAGGCCCGCTCTGAAGGCTTTCGGTGCAGCGGCTGTCCTGTGCATGGGATACCAGTTCAGTGGCATCTTCAGTTTCATCAACTACATGTCTGATATATTCGCCTCATCTGGATCGGTGCTGGACGTCAACACCTGTACGATCATCATCGGAGCAGTGCAAATTGTAGGAGTCTATACCTCGACCATATTCGTGGACATCGTTGGACGACGGCTGCTCATGCTGATGTCTACCTTGGGTGTGGGCATTGGATGCATCGCCTTTGGCTGCTTCACCCACTTCGCGCAGATCTACGATCTCAGCGAGTTCAACTGGCTGCCACTGGCATTGATGATTCTCATTGTGTACCTGGCCAACATCGGGCTTATTGGGATCTTCTTCCTTGTGTTGGTTGAACTCTTTCCATCAAAG ATACGCTCTCTGGCTACCTCCATATCGGTGATATTCCTGAGTATCCTGGTCTTCTGTACGTTGAAGTTATTTCCCCTGTTCCTTCACTTTTGGGGCATATCGATTACGATGTGGTTCTCGGCCATTTCGGCATTGCTtacttttgtttattttttgttgttcttgtCCGAAACCAAGGGAAAATCTATGATTGAAGATTAA
- the LOC117185905 gene encoding facilitated trehalose transporter Tret1 isoform X1, translated as MLGRLFARPNCLLNRRNRYQLLTTLIINLISVSHGIGIGWLSPTLRKLQSNSPIGFEVKSEFEISWVGSMLGMGSVTGNILIGTLLGRLGSKRCLLFLAIPHSCLWFLVYFAQSVEYLYVGRLLAGITGGGMYIVHPIFLSEISDANIRGTFSAMVMLSVNVGVLGGYIVGTHLAYYDIPWMVLVLPLCYFISVLLFIRESPMHLIRIGKYAAAERSFRYYKNIKDGDNINDQNRSMEEFEHMKIALTKGDDKKDVVTFKDFVSRPALRAYGPALVLLIANQFSGLFTMVNYMSDIFSKSGSTMDPDTSTIIIGAVQIMGSYVTTLLCDICGRKLLMLVSTAGVAISLISFGFFTKYAQSYDLSEWSWVPLVLMSMDIFLGNIGLVGCFFVCLVEIFPLKIRAKAASIAIVVCSSFVFLMLNIFPLCMRHWGISATMWSCGGVSAFSFIFFAYFLKETKGKSMLED; from the exons ATGCTTGGGAGACTCTTTGCACGTCCCAATTGCCTATTGAATCGCCGGAACCGATACCAATTGCTGACCACTCTGATAA TCAATTTGATATCTGTTTCGcatggcattggcattggctgGCTGTCGCCCACACTGCGGAAGCTCCAGTCGAACTCCCCCATTGGCTTTGAGGTGAAATCCGAGTTCGAAATCTCCTGGGTGGGCTCCATGCTGGGCATGGGCTCAGTGACTGGCAATATACTGATTGGAACGCTCCTCGGGCGCTTGGGCAGCAAAAGATGCCTGCTCTTCTTGGCCATTCCGCATTCG TGCTTGTGGTTCCTGGTCTACTTTGCCCAGAGCGTGGAGTACCTCTATGTGGGCAGACTATTGGCTGGCATCACGGGCGGCGGCATGTACATTGTTCATCCCATTTTCCTCAGTGAAATCTCAGACGCAAA CATCCGTGGAACCTTCTCGGCGATGGTCATGCTATCGGTGAATGTCGGCGTGCTGGGGGGCTACATTGTGGGCACTCATCTGGCCTATTACGACATACCCTGGATGGTGTTGGTTCTTCCGCTGTGCTACTTCATTTCCGTCCTGCTGTTCATACGAGAGTCGCCCATGCATCTGATACGCATCGGGAAATATGCGGCAGCCGAAAGATCCTTCCGTTACTACAAGAACATCAAGGATGGGGACAACATTAATGATCAGAACCGTTCCATGGAAGAGTTCGAGCACATGAAGATTGCCCTGACCAAAGGCGATGATAAGAAAGACGTCGTCACATTTAAGGACTTTG TATCGCGTCCTGCACTCAGGGCGTATGGTCCGGCCCTTGTTCTGCTGATTGCCAACCAGTTCAGCGGTCTCTTCACCATGGTCAACTATATGTCCGATATTTTTAGCAAGTCGGGTAGCACCATGGATCCGGACACCTCCACAATCATTATCGGAGCGGTACAGATCATGGGCAGCTATGTTACCACCCTGCTCTGCGATATCTGTGGCCGCAAGCTCCTCATGCTCGTGTCCACTGCCGGCGTGGCCATCAGCCTAATATCCTTTGGTTTTTTCACAAAGTACGCCCAGTCGTACGATCTGAGCGAATGGAGCTGGGTGCCGCTAGTCCTCATGTCGATGGACATCTTTCTGGGCAACATTGGTCTCGTGGGCTGCTTCTTTGTCTGCCTCGTCGAAATCTTTCCCCTTAAG ATACGTGCCAAAGCTGCTTCGATAGCAATTGTTGTTTGCAGCAGTTTTGTCTTTCTAATGCTGAATATTTTCCCACTTTGCATGCGACATTGGGGCATATCGGCCACCATGTGGTCGTGTGGTGGCGTCTCGGCGtttagttttattttctttGCATATTTCCTGAAAGAAACCAAGGGCAAGTCAATGCTAGAAGACTGA
- the LOC108161278 gene encoding facilitated trehalose transporter Tret1, with translation MTFNLRLAPLFDDPNCLLSARNRYQFLVTLLVNIATFSHGLGVGWMSPVMRDLQTSQSPLDFAVLVQEVSWIGSLVGIGSVMGNLLAGTLQDRIGRKMVMFGIAIPYSIFWCLIYFVQSVEYLYVGRLMAGMTGGACYVVLPTFISEIADTHIRGRLGSMILLSVNTGVLTGYIISTTVSYFTAPPFIIALPVCYFICNFLFPETPHHLIRKGKLAAAEKSFRFYKNIKSEDIKAVREFEELKSALTKAQAESDMSFNYRDFITRPAFKAYASALTLLICNQFSGSFCITTYLSDIFAASHTTLDVGMCTIVIGVLQIVGNYVTTLLCDKYGRRILMLISTSGAAVCLATFGCFTFFAGRNDLSVVGWLPLVILSCYVFLCNIGMVGCLFVVLVELFPAKIRSACVSTFVVILSSTVFLTLKIFPICVAVWGISVTMWCCSVITFSCFLYFSFYLEETRGKSLLEA, from the exons ATGACGTTTAACTTGCGGTTGGCTCCGCTCTTTGACGATCCCAATTGTCTCCTGAGTGCCAGGAATCGATATCAGTTTCTGGTTACCCTGCTGG TGAACATTGCCACCTTCTCGCATGGCCTGGGCGTGGGCTGGATGTCCCCGGTGATGAGGGATCTGCAAACCTCACAGTCTCCTCTCGATTTTGCCGTACTTGTGCAGGAGGTATCATGGATTGGCTCGCTCGTGGGCATTGGCAGTGTCATGGGCAACCTTCTGGCGGGCACTCTACAAGATCGCATCGGTCGGAAGATGGTCATGTTCGGCATTGCCATTCCCTACTCG ATCTTCTGGTGTCTGATCTACTTCGTGCAAAGTGTGGAGTACCTGTATGTGGGTCGTCTGATGGCCGGAATGACTGGCGGCGCCTGCTACGTTGTTCTGCCCACATTCATTAGCGAGATTGCGGATACCCA CATTCGCGGGCGTCTGGGGTCCATGATTTTGCTGTCCGTCAATACGGGCGTTCTCACGGGCTACATCATATCCACGACAGTTAGCTACTTCACGGCGCCCCCGTTTATTATTGCCCTGCCGGTCTGTTACTTCATCTGCAACTTCCTGTTTCCGGAAACCCCGCATCATCTCATACGTAAGGGGAAACTCGCGGCAGCCGAGAAATCCTTCAGGTTCTATAAGAACATCAAAAGCGAGGACATCAAGGCTGTCAGGGAGTTTGAGGAACTAAAGTCTGCCTTGACCAAGGCGCAAGCTGAAAGCGATATGTCCTTCAACTACAGGGATTTCA TTACCAGGCCCGCTTTCAAGGCCTATGCCTCGGCGCTGACTCTACTCATTTGCAACCAGTTCAGCGGCAGTTTCTGCATCACCACCTATTTGTCGGACATTTTCGCCGCCTCGCACACCACCTTGGACGTGGGCATGTGCACCATCGTGATTGGCGTACTGCAAATCGTGGGCAACTATGTGACCACTTTGCTGTGCGACAAGTACGGACGCAGGATCCTGATGCTGATCTCCACATCGGGTGCGGCTGTCTGTTTGGCCACCTTTGGGTGCTTCACCTTCTTTGCCGGCAGAAACGATCTATCGGTGGTGGGTTGGCTGCCCCTCGTGATCCTCTCCTGTTATGTGTTTCTCTGTAACATTGGAATGGTGGGGTGCCTGTTTGTGGTGCTCGTTGAGCTGTTTCCAGCAAAG ATTCGATCGGCGTGCGTATCCACCTTTGTGGTCATCCTCAGCTCCACAGTTTTTCTGACACTCAAGATCTTCCCGATCTGTGTGGCCGTCTGGGGGATTTCCGTGACCATGTGGTGCTGCAGTGTGATTACGTTCTCCTGCTTTCTCTACTTTAGCTTCTATTTGGAGGAGACCAGAGGCAAATCGCTACTGGAGGCTTAG